GCAGCTGCCTGCGGGGTGCGCAGATCCCCGGGAAGGAGATGCTCCCGGCTGCCGCCCGCACGGCTCTGCCAAATAACGCGTGCTGCTTTATCCGCCTTCTCCATCACCTTTTTCTTCTTGGAAGAAGAATGCACGGTTGTGCATATcgcattttaaatatatttatagatTTAAATAAGACTATTTGTAAGAATATCTGAAAATCGGGTCTGATATCTTTGGCAGAGTTGCACGACGCTGAAGTCAAGAGTCTAATTCTGTTCTTTTCTAGAGCGACGCTTCATTTCATCGTTTCTGGAATGGAGATTTCTTCCCATCAGTTTCACCTCTTGCAGCAACTAAATGAGCAGCGCAGGCAAGACTTGTTCTGCGACTGCAATATCCTGGTCGAGGGAAAGGTGTTCAAAGCACATCGCAATGTGCTGTTTGCCAGCAGCGGCTATTTCAAAATGCTGCTTTCGCAGAGCTCGAAGGAGACGAGCCAGCCGACGACAGCTACTTTCCAGGCATTTTCTCCTGACACATTTACAGTTATTCTAGATTTTGTGTATTCAGGCAAACTGTCTCTCACCGGTCAGAATGTGATCGAAGTCATGtcggctgctagctatctgcagatgaccGATGTTATCAGTGTGTGTAAAACGTTCATTAAGTCATCGCTGGACATCAGTGAGAAGGAGAAGGATCGCTACTTCAGTCTGTCGGACAAAGACGTGAATTCAAACGGCGTGGACCGGTCCTGCTTGTACAGCGCAGGCTGGAGGGCAGAAAACAGCCCCCCGCATTCGCACTTAAGTCCAGATCAAGGGACATGTATGATGGGTGGAAATGCTTGGAGCAACTTCAGCTACTATCCAACTTCGCAAAGAAATGCCCAGCAACAGCTGTCCAAACACGAGCAAAGGCAGGATTCCATGAAGAAATCCCGGCACCTGGGACTGCAGCAACCTTCTGACATTCCTCACTATAAATCAAGCAAGCTGGAGGACAGGGCTGCCGAGCCCACTGGCCATATTGCTCCGTCTGAGGAGCAAGTGCAGATTGAAAGCGAAGTTGAATCTCCTCACGTGGGATACCAGTATGGCCAGGGGTCTGACGTGATACCGAGGAGCTTGGCTGTGTCGCAGCAGGAGCGTGAATCACCCCGTTCGTCCAGTAAATCGAAGTCTGCAAAAGCAGACGAGCAGTACGCGAGTATGCCCTCCATTCTGGGTGTCATGGGAAGCTGGGCTGAAGGTAAGAGTTGGTTTTCATGCTGTGGGTACACAGTTGTCTGTGAGCTGTCCTGTCCGTGAGAAAATGGGCTTTACTGAGCGAGTGTACAATTGCAAAAAAGACATCTGTATTGTCCGGAAATGTAAGTTTTGGAAATTTTAACTCCTCTGGTTTTTTAATAATGGTGAATGACTGAAGTACCAAGTTTATTAAAACCAGCCTTTCAAAAGACATCATCTTTGGTGTGTCTACAGCTTCATTTCGCAAATTTAAGTCATGATCTGGGATATTTTTAGGCTCATTTTAATATAGCGCTCAGTccacttcttttcctttgttgCACTCCTGTGTAATTTACAGGAAAACACAAGATCTTTGTGCCTGAAAAGACCTatgatcatatttttttttaatagaagtgatGTTACTCTCCCCATAGAATGCCTTTTCCTAGAGCATTACATGACTAGACATGTCATGACTTAATTTCTTTAATCCCGTTATTTTCCAACAGATGACCTGCCCAGGATGAGGTTCAAGTGCCCATTCTGCACTCATGTGGTGAAAAGAAAAGCAGACCTAAAGCGTCACCTTCGCTGTCACACAGGAGAGCGTCCTTACCCTTGTGAGGCATGTGGGAAAAGGTTTAGCAGGCTAGATCACCTAAGTAGCCATTTTCGAACAGTATGTATTTTAGTAACTGCATGATTTGTTTCATGTGTAAATATGTCTCAGCATAATTAAACACAGTACAAATGTATCTAGTTGATATATTGACTTCTCTAAAGAAGAGGTAATAGATAATTAATGTGGTTTTGCTGAAGTCAATTTGAAGCATAATTTGTGTGAAAGGGAGTGAATTTCTTTGTTAATTGATGGCTCGCAAAGGTACTGTTCTATGCAAGTCCTGTAACAGAGCTTAAGTGGGCAATTACAGCACCTGTGATGGTTTAATTTTTAGTGTTTGACTGTCTTTCAAAATGAGTTAACAGTACCACTTGACGCTACTCCAGCCCTATTTTTTATCATCTTAAAAAACACTTCTTTGTGGATACGTTATCAAACTTACCCTTTTTAATTTTCCTAGATTCATCAGGCTTGTAAGCCTATCTGCAGAAAGTGTAAACGCCACGTGACTGAGCTAACGGGACAAGTGGTCCAAGAGGGGACAAGACGTTACAGACTCTGTAATGAGTGTTTGGCTGAAGCTGGCATAGACAGTATTCGCATTGACTTGGAGGCTGAAGCACCCCTTGAATTTCCACAAGATGGGGATAAGGATTCCAGGTGGCACTATGGGGAAGACAACAGATCTGATGTGGAGATTGTGGAGGATGGGTCAAGCGACTTGGTCATTCAGCAGGTTGATGACAGTGAGGATGAAGCAGACGAAAAGGAAGTAAAACCAAATATTAGGTAGTTGCAAGACAAGGATTAGGAATTCCACGTAAGAGGGAGAACGTACTGTCTTGACCATAAGCCCTCCACCAGCCTGTTGTTACTGTATAGAAACATACTGGTTTCTCTTGAACAGGTCCAGACTTGCATGTATTTATGGACCTGCCGTTGAGTACATTCTGAGTTTTGTTATCTGAATACCCATACTTTGCTTCGTTAGAAATAATCCATCCTTAAATGAAGTAGTGGATGAACAAGGAAACTGAAGTACTACATGGATAACTTTTTATAGTGCACAATGGGTCACTTCTCAAAACCTCCTTCAATGGAGTAAGgtctaaatattaaaaaaaaaaagtcacacagcACTGTCAATTGTGAACTTTTTAAACTTGTAGAGATGTGGGGTTTATATGTAATACCATCTAGTGATAAACAAAGTATAAATACCCCACACACCAGAACATAAAGAAAACCTCTCTTCAGTGTTCAGAAATGAAGATAATCTTCCATGAAATTTCATGAAGTCTTCATAATATGGTAAGGAAAAAAGGCAGCTAATTAAGGAAAAGCATATAAAATGTTTTAGCACATTTGTCTGGAAAAGCACTTTCTTATTAGAATAAGGAGAATCTTTAGCAGATTATTCATTCAAGACCTATTTCTTTGCAAGAAAATAAACACGTGAATGCTAGTCCTAgtcaacacagcagagagaaaattatTACAAATATGGATCATTAATTGATGCCAGTAGTTCTTTTATTCATTCTGAAAATTGGGAACTTAGACTGGGCTATGTTTTAATAAGCCCTAgtaaaatactgtctttttttaaaaaaccctctcAAAAGACTGATGTGACTGGTAGCCCTGCGTCTGCAGCATTGCCAATGGCAGTGTCAGCTTCTCCATGCCAATGTGAAGGAAACAATCCTTAAAAGGTTACTTTAGctgttgttttctctctttgtcccCTGTTTATTTGCCAATAACAGTGGCAGAACAGTTTGTACAGTATATATACTATATCATTAGAAATGGAACTGATGAGATTTTCCATCTGAAACCATTGACGACTCTTGTTTGTATTGACCTGTACTCAGTTGAAACGGATGAGTTTAAGATGGAGTCATCATCAATTTATATATTCCCAAAGTCAGTTGGTCACCAAGAGAACATACTTTAACCTTTTTCAGTCTGTACTCTATGCCAATGAGAACAAGATGTACTAGACATCATATTTATGTAATTTTACCTACAATTAGACTGCAAGGGATGACTAAAGGTGAAGAAAGTTTACTTCTGTGAAAAAATAAGCCATTTTTCTTTGTTACTTAGTGAGTTTATCTTAACCAGCACTGTaaacagagaggagcagaggtATGCTCCTGGGGtgcttttattctgcattttcttgGACAGACCTGAGTACTAATAGAGTCTTCATCCTATGATCATCGAACTCAATGGGTATAggcttagaaattttttttttttttttttttacaactttgTAAGCATGTTTGGCTGAAACCCGGGATTAATTACAGAACAATCCCATATATATACTATATAATCTCTTTCCCAGGGACAGCTAAAAAGTCACtatcttatttttatttgtgtaaaaACTGTATAGCCTTATTAGTATCATCATTGCCAGAGAGCGCAGCGTTTTCATTCCAGGCTGCAGATGGCCAGCCTACAGGTCCCTTAATGACAGCTCAAGCGCTTCCTGCTAAGTTCACAGTGTAAGCATTAAGCGCCCTTCCCCTCGAGCTGTCAAGAAGCAGCCTGCTTGTATGTTCTAAGGAGACAACAAGTGGTATTCTGTTGCCCCTACAAAAATTATCGTCCGTTGGCTTAGGCTTGGGGAGGGGGCCGTAAGGGGGGAACTTACAAACCTTTCTGATGACCcttatgaaaatgtgttttccaaaCAAGACTTATACTTGCCTTGATTTTATGTTACACTTTGGTCAGCAGTCCACAAAATGGACTTCATGTGAAAATAGCTGGTTATTTCCTTGGAGCTTATTACTCCTGAAATGTGTATTATTAAATGGCTAAGAAGTATTCCTGAACAACCTTAACTAAATGAAATACAGAACAAAGAAATCTATAAAAGAATATGGAATGACTTTGGTCAAATTTCAAGAGAAAATGCTTGTTGAAATCAAATTGAATAGGTTTTTCCGTTTCCCTTTACATTAAACAGTATGCGCAATAAATTTTAGGTATCAGTGCCTGCTGTCCCAGAATACAAAGTGGCTGGGATTTGTCTGTGTGCGTGTTTGGGGATGGATTAAGGGGAGGGGAAAAGTGTCACTCTAGGCCTGAAATCGTAACTGCTAACTGTAAAGGTGAGACTATTAAGTGTTTCTGTGTACTTGGGGGCGTTTTTAGAAGCAAAGGGATTTTTGGATCAATACTCAACCTAATTAGATACTGTAAATCTAGGAATACTGAGGACCAGATGCTTCAGAAAAAGATGTGAAGGGGCTATAATAAGCAAATGGAACAATCTATACATATGAAgacatttactttttaaatatagGCAGATTAATTGTTGATTTGCCTGGCAAACAAGGGGTTTTACTGTTTTTATACGTTATTGTTATCCTTAGTAGCATAAGTAGGTATCTGTAGTAATTTTTAAAGTCTCCTATTAAGCTTGGAGTTTTAGCTCAAGACTGCAATTCCCACGGGTCAGTTACGGTTTGTGTTTTAAAAAGGTTGCCATTTTTACATTCGTTGCCTTAATTTCAGTTGCTGTTCCCTTACTTTTGTATTGCAAGACAAGATAAATATTAAGTGCCTTATATTTTCTATGTCCTTCATTTTGCATAGCCAGTCAtatattttgcttgtttttctctaAGTGAAAGTAatcctgtttgttttcttttcatctccTTGCATTGCCTCTAATGACCATCCTCTTCATGCTCCTGTTAGGATCACATACCACTCATTAACAGAAGTAACATTTTCGTTCTTTTCGAGGGGGAAGGCAAAGACCATATAGGGTTGTTCCCACAGAATTTAATTGACTTAACAATAACTGATTTGAATGTGTTGCTTTTCGAACTTTGGCAAGTCACAAGTAAGACACCTGATTGTATCTTTAAATGCTAGAGATGGTTGTATAGAACTGTACTGCATTCTGCTAATATTGATCTGTTCAGATTGTTTCTATCTTGCCTCTGTTCATCCAAATCGCAGTCTGAGAGGTGTAAACTGTGGTGCAGCATTGGAATGGGCTGTTCAGAAAGCAGCTTCGGAGGTGGTTGTCCTTAAAAGTGTTCAAGACTTGGCTAGACAAAGCCATGGCTGATCTGATCCTGATGTGGTCTTGGTGCTGGCCTTCTCCCTGTGGGAGGTGGGACTAGAGGCGTTCACAGCTCACCTGTGACCAACAGTTCTATGAGTCTTCTCAGACTGgtttttgcttgtcttttttttttttttcccttgtacttCTTTCATCTTCTTCATGTTGCTTTAAATGCTCTTAAATACTACTTCTTATTGCATGTTTTGATTACTCCCTGGTTTTCAATACGTCATTCTCTTGTCACTTGCTTTACCATTCCCCATGTCATCTGACTAACATTGCAGGGATGTCCACTTCAAGAGACAGTCCTCTTCTATGCTTCTGCTTTCAGTGCAATCCTAGTGTCTTTgtccttttctctcctctgtctgtCCTGTGTCACTGAAAGCCTGCCGCTTTTTGCTTGGCAACATTTCTCTTTCCCCCCGTTCAGGTATTTCTTACAGAATTCTACCCGCCACATAAACCTGTGAATTGTCTGGTACTTGATTAGTTTTTCTCCTTCACatcatatctcttttttttttttttttgttttccattaaattaTCTAAACTTTTATATTTACTATCCCAAAAATTGACATTTGTCTTTATCTTAAAAGTTCAGCTgttggggtgggttttgggggttttttttcaaaattaatttttaaaaaaaggcaggacacccccccccccccaacaacctCAGAATGAATCTCCCTTTCCAACCTTTTGGTATATATTCTATTCCAGCTCTAAAGaactgagatggaaaaaaaattgcaaaaacaCTGATTTAGTGCAAGCTTTGAAAATATCTATAAGCCCACAGATTAGCGGAGGACTGACACTGACCGCTACGTGTATCATCCTTTACTCCTGGCTCTTTAGAAGCAATGCTAGTCTCCAGCATTTTGGGATCCCTCTCAATTTTTCGATgataacttagaaaaaaaaaaaatctcttttggaCATAAAATTATGGAACATACTACATTTCTTCCCTGAAGCATCTGGTTACTGTTGGAGGTTATCCCATTACCTAGCCATGCCAGTGTCCACCTTTCTTATGTTTTAGTCTCTTGGTCTGCAGAAATACTTGGCTTTGAACTTCAGGTAGCCTGCACAGGGGCTAAGAGCACTATCATCAGCCCTGTTTATTATTTAAATGGACCTTGATTTAGCTGAAAAATGCCTGAACTACCATCTGGCTACAGCTGAGTCAATGGCTGTGCCTGTATCCCAGGATCTCCCTCTGACAATCATGAGCATCTGTCCGCATAACAACAATGCTGTATAGCTGAGTGTCTTCTAAAACCTTAACTGCTGAGGGCTAGCAGAGTCAAGATTTGCGTTAAGTGAGGATTACAGCTAAACTAAACTTGTTTAGTTGAATTTATCCTACAAAGGCTTTTACAAATTATATTTCAATCAAAGCCTTAAGTCTAGAGAAGGAGCAGTCAGGCTGGAATAAGCACATACCTTTAGGGTTTATTTAATGAGTTTACAAATTCGTAAGGAACTCCTTCAGTGGACTGCTGAGGCCATTATTTATGTGATCTGGTCAAGCTGGCACCAGGGACTTCTAACCATTTGCAAGATAAGAGAAATGTAAACTATAATCTCAATAGAGTTCAGATAGTTAATTCTATATTCCTTTTATGGTTTCTACATGAACAAGTACAGCAGAATTGTAAGAGCACTTCAATATTCTAGTACAGGCTTTCCAACACTTGCTGCTTGATTTTTCTGGAACATCTCAGGTAAGTCAGAAGTCAATTAGAAGGTTACTATTAGTTGGAAGGCAACATGTAcaagaatgaaacagaaaaaaaatctctagttCTGGACAAAAGGTTGAGTTTTGAAGGAAAGGATCTTAGAATCATCCAGTCCTTGCCTCCAGACTTTCAGTGTACTTTTCCTGTTAGGTATAAATCTGTACCAACAGTCTGTATGTCTGTTGAGTGACGGGTATAATTCCATAAGCTAGTAAGAAAAGCTTATAATGCCATTTagttaagaaatattttctatacTATTTAACTTAAAATACCTCCCATATTGGAGATGGCATAACCTTTCATTGTATTTAGCTCTTGAAATGCAGAGAGGCGTCTCATTTGGAGCATCAAGAATTTTAAACACAGTagcaacacagaacaaaaaactgTGTAAggaaaaactgggaggagtggaaAGAAAAGGATTTCTGTATCTTGGTTTAGCTGTGGTACTAAATTAAATGCTAATGAAGATCTCTGCCAACTCCAAGCTGACATTTctctgtgaaaatgggaactgctCTTTTAGCGTGTTCTAACGGAGCCCCCTTTGAAGAGGTGACTGTAccagatgatctgcagaggttCCTTCTCGAAATTATTCAAAGATCTCGAGGAACGAGACTGGAAGTGTCTCATTTTCTAACAGGCACAAGATTGAAAGTGTCTCGTTTTCTAACGGGCAtcctggtttgattttttttccacacagaagggaaaaaagcagacaatctGTAGTATTGCACTCCCACTTGAGTAATTTGATTTAGATTTTACTCCTTTGTTTGAATACAAAACTTCCCTGTTATAAAAACGCTGCTGTATTCAGTAATGTAATATATCCTACACCACAGAACTACAGATATTTCCCACTGGGGTGGCGCCTTCCTTCCCCATACAAAGATATCCAGACCGGCCTTTAACAACGCATTGTCTGCGGTAAGGCAGTGGGCCTCCCGGGCTGCCtgggggtgtgggaaggggcgaGCAGTCCCGGCTGCGGGGCGAGCAGGCGCAGGCAGCCGCTGGGCTGCGCTTGCAGTCGGTGCGTTGCCCCTTTAATTGTGTCCCCAGCCCTCGGGCGTCTCTGTCCAACGCCCACGTCAGCAAATACCTTTTGTTTCTCTCACGTTCGGGCTGccagggctcggggctgcgggaccGGCGCGTCGCCTCCAGCCACGGCGAGCCCCGACGCGGGGCCGGGGACCCCGCATCCtccgcccgctcccctcccctcggcTCGGCGGCCGCCGCCCGCAGGACCCAGCCGGTGAGTGACGGTGGTGCTGTACACCGAGAGGTCGGACCGGGCGTCGGGGCTGAAGGCGGCGAGGAGCAGGCTGCTGCAAGGGCGGCCCTGGGGTCGGTGTGCGGCGGCCCGCGGGCAGCTGCCCCCGGGAGCCGGTCGCTCCTGGGGCTGCCCCGTGTCCTACGCGGGCGCCATTTGCAGCCCCAGGCGCGGCAACAAAGGGGCTGCGCGGGagtgggggcgggcgggggcgctgCCCGCGCGGGAGGctgcgggcggccgggcgggagcggctCGGGCCACGCCGGGCGGGAGGCACCGGGCGGCGGCAGCGTGGCGGGGAGCTGCCGGGAAGGCGGCGGAgtggcggcgggggctgcgcgcccggcccggcggaggagcggggcgggggggagcgcgcAACCGCCCGGAGCGGTGGCGAGTGGCGGGAGCGGGGGCCTCCGCGCTGTGGCGGGCGGGTCCGGCGCCGTCGGGCGTGCCGGGCTCCCCGCGGTCGAGCGACCAATTCGGCCGGGCGGGCAGGTGAGTGACGGCGGCCTCCGCCAATGCCGGGGGAGCCCGGGCCGGGAGGGCTGCGGCCGCCCGGGCTCTGCCGCCGCCTCCCTGTGCGGCCCCGACGCGTGGTGCCGGGGCTGCGCCCGCAGCTGGCCGGTTTGCGGCGGGACCCTCTTCAGCCATGGCACTGCCCGCGGCAGAACGGCCAAGTTCTTTATCTCGGTCTGTGAGCCGTTCACGGGTGTAATCCCGCTTCCTTTGGGCTGTGCAGTAGTCCCGCGGAGGCAGCTTGCCGCCTCTTCTCGAGCTGTTTGGTCTCCTCACTCCTGTCGCTGTGCGGGGAGGTTGGGGCTATACTGGGAGCGTGAGAACTCGCACGatgttcatgtttttaaaaatagagcTCATCTCTTTAAAGTAGGATTCTGCAACATTGGTTTAGATTGTCATGATTATACTTGCTTTTGACTTCAGATCAAGCCTCCCCCGTTACTCCCCGACTGGGATGGAGATCTCTTCCCACCAGTTTCACCTCCTCGAGCAGCTAAACGAACAGCGGAAGCAAGACTTGTTCTGCGACTGCAATATCCTGGTCGAGGGAAAGGTCTTCAAAGCACATCGCAATGTGCTGTTTGCCAGCAGCGGCTATTTCAAAATGCTGCTTTCGCAGAGCTCGAAGGAGACGAGCCAGCCGACAATAGCGACTTTTGAGGTCTTCTCTCCAGAGACATTTATGGTTATCCTGGACTTTGTGTATTCAGGCATATTGTCTTTGACCGGTCAGAATGTGATCGAAGTCATGTcagctgctagctatctgcagatgacgGAGATTCTGAATGTCTGTAAGACATTCATTAAGTCCTCGCTGGATATTAACGAAAAGGAGAAGGATCATTACCTCAGCCTTTCGGCCAAAAGTACAAACAGTGAACCTGCCCGTCCATCTCTCTATCGCtccagaaggaaagcaaagagcaACCCGAGGCGTTCCTTTTCC
The Opisthocomus hoazin isolate bOpiHoa1 chromosome 17, bOpiHoa1.hap1, whole genome shotgun sequence DNA segment above includes these coding regions:
- the ZBTB8A gene encoding zinc finger and BTB domain-containing protein 8A is translated as MEISSHQFHLLQQLNEQRRQDLFCDCNILVEGKVFKAHRNVLFASSGYFKMLLSQSSKETSQPTTATFQAFSPDTFTVILDFVYSGKLSLTGQNVIEVMSAASYLQMTDVISVCKTFIKSSLDISEKEKDRYFSLSDKDVNSNGVDRSCLYSAGWRAENSPPHSHLSPDQGTCMMGGNAWSNFSYYPTSQRNAQQQLSKHEQRQDSMKKSRHLGLQQPSDIPHYKSSKLEDRAAEPTGHIAPSEEQVQIESEVESPHVGYQYGQGSDVIPRSLAVSQQERESPRSSSKSKSAKADEQYASMPSILGVMGSWAEDDLPRMRFKCPFCTHVVKRKADLKRHLRCHTGERPYPCEACGKRFSRLDHLSSHFRTIHQACKPICRKCKRHVTELTGQVVQEGTRRYRLCNECLAEAGIDSIRIDLEAEAPLEFPQDGDKDSRWHYGEDNRSDVEIVEDGSSDLVIQQVDDSEDEADEKEVKPNIR